From Micromonospora nigra, one genomic window encodes:
- a CDS encoding UDP-glucose dehydrogenase family protein yields the protein MTIPYPNIQPMPVIAAVTPPSGAPRPRVTFLGTGYLGATYAICYAELGYDVLGFDVDADKIAKLNAGEVPIHEPGLDELLKRNLAAGRLRFSTDIAETAEFGDVHFICVGTPQRADGMGADLSYVEASVTSLAQHLTRKALIVGKSTVPVGTAEWVEQLVGKHTPTDLGVEVAWSPEFLQEGFAVDDVLRPNRIVVGVKSEWANGMLYAAHKGVFDLAATEDREVPLVVTDFATAELVKVAANAFLATKISFINAMAEVCEASGGDVTQLARAIGYDPRIGNRFLQSGLGFGGACLPKDIRAFQARAQELGAGEALRFLHEVDLINLRRRTRVLQLAAELLGRRSGPAGPDLSGTRIAVLGATFKPNTDDVRDAPALAVAALLHKAGADVHVYDPQGIENARRVVPELSYEAGIPEAVTGADLVCVLTEWADFRNADPVTLGELVAGRRVVDGRNCLDAPLWTQAGWEYRGMGRP from the coding sequence GTGACGATCCCGTACCCGAACATCCAGCCGATGCCCGTCATCGCCGCGGTGACGCCGCCCTCGGGTGCTCCCCGGCCGCGGGTGACCTTCCTGGGCACGGGCTACCTCGGCGCGACCTACGCCATCTGCTACGCCGAGCTGGGCTACGACGTGCTCGGCTTCGACGTCGACGCCGACAAGATCGCCAAACTCAACGCGGGTGAGGTGCCGATCCACGAGCCGGGCCTCGACGAGTTGCTCAAGCGCAACCTGGCCGCCGGGCGGCTGCGGTTCAGCACCGACATCGCCGAGACCGCCGAGTTCGGCGACGTGCACTTCATCTGCGTGGGCACCCCGCAGCGGGCCGACGGCATGGGCGCGGACCTGTCGTACGTCGAGGCGTCCGTCACCAGCCTCGCCCAGCACCTGACCCGCAAGGCCCTGATCGTCGGCAAGTCCACCGTCCCGGTCGGCACCGCCGAGTGGGTCGAGCAACTCGTCGGCAAGCACACCCCCACCGACCTGGGCGTCGAGGTGGCGTGGAGCCCGGAGTTCCTCCAGGAGGGCTTCGCCGTCGACGACGTGCTGCGGCCGAACCGCATCGTGGTCGGGGTCAAGAGCGAATGGGCCAACGGCATGCTCTACGCCGCGCACAAGGGCGTGTTCGACCTGGCCGCCACCGAGGACCGCGAGGTGCCCCTGGTGGTCACCGACTTCGCCACCGCCGAACTGGTCAAGGTCGCCGCGAACGCCTTCCTCGCCACCAAGATCTCCTTCATCAACGCGATGGCCGAGGTGTGCGAGGCCTCCGGCGGCGACGTCACCCAACTGGCCCGGGCCATCGGCTACGACCCACGGATCGGCAACCGCTTCCTCCAGTCCGGGCTCGGCTTCGGGGGCGCCTGCCTGCCCAAGGACATCCGCGCCTTCCAGGCCCGCGCCCAGGAACTGGGAGCCGGCGAGGCCCTCCGCTTCCTGCACGAGGTCGACCTGATCAACCTGCGCCGCCGCACCCGGGTGCTCCAACTCGCCGCGGAACTACTCGGCCGCCGTTCCGGCCCCGCCGGCCCGGACCTGTCCGGCACCCGCATCGCCGTCCTCGGCGCCACCTTCAAACCCAACACCGACGACGTCCGCGACGCCCCCGCCCTCGCCGTGGCCGCCCTCCTGCACAAAGCGGGTGCCGACGTGCACGTGTACGACCCGCAGGGCATCGAGAACGCCCGCCGCGTCGTACCCGAGCTGAGCTACGAGGCCGGCATCCCCGAAGCGGTGACCGGCGCCGACCTCGTCTGCGTACTCACCGAGTGGGCCGACTTCCGCAACGCCGATCCCGTCACCCTCGGTGAGCTGGTCGCCGGCCGCCGCGTCGTCGACGGCCGCAACTGCCTCGACGCCCCACTGTGGACCCAGGCCGGCTGGGAGTACCGCGGCATGGGCCGCCCCTGA
- a CDS encoding acyl-CoA dehydrogenase family protein, with protein sequence MAAEQSFDVYRLPEEHEAIREAVREVCEAKVAPHAAEADETGEFPKASYDALRAADFHAPHIPEQYGGAGADALATAIVIEEVARACASSSLIPAVNKLGTMPLLLAGSEELKRAYLTKVASGDAMFSYCLSEPEAGSDAASMTTRAVPDGDHWVLNGVKRWITNAGVSEFYTVFAVTDPSARSRGISAFVVEKSDPGVSFGAPEKKLGIKGSPTREVYLDNVRVPADRMIGPEGTGFATAMKTLDHTRVTIAAQAVGIAQGALDYAKGYVRERKQFGRPVAEFQGIQFMLADMGMKLEAARQLTYAAAGRSERGDADLTYFGAAAKCFASDAAMEITTDAVQLLGGYGYTRDYPVERMMRDAKITQIYEGTNQVQRIVMARRLLND encoded by the coding sequence ATGGCCGCAGAGCAGTCGTTCGACGTCTACCGGTTGCCCGAGGAGCACGAGGCGATCCGGGAGGCGGTCCGTGAGGTCTGTGAGGCGAAGGTCGCCCCGCACGCGGCTGAGGCCGACGAGACAGGTGAGTTCCCCAAGGCGTCGTACGACGCGCTGCGGGCAGCCGACTTCCACGCACCACACATCCCCGAGCAGTACGGCGGTGCGGGGGCGGACGCCCTGGCGACCGCCATCGTGATCGAGGAGGTGGCCCGCGCCTGCGCGTCGTCCTCGCTGATCCCGGCGGTCAACAAGCTGGGCACCATGCCCCTGCTGCTGGCTGGCTCCGAGGAGCTCAAGCGGGCATACCTGACGAAGGTGGCCTCCGGCGACGCGATGTTCTCGTACTGCCTCTCCGAGCCGGAGGCGGGCAGCGACGCGGCCTCGATGACCACTCGGGCGGTGCCTGACGGGGATCACTGGGTGCTCAACGGGGTGAAGCGCTGGATCACCAACGCCGGAGTGTCGGAGTTCTACACCGTCTTCGCCGTCACCGACCCGTCCGCCCGGTCCCGGGGGATCTCGGCGTTCGTGGTCGAGAAGTCCGACCCGGGGGTCAGCTTCGGCGCCCCCGAGAAGAAGCTCGGCATCAAGGGCTCGCCCACCCGCGAGGTCTACCTCGACAACGTCCGTGTCCCGGCCGACCGGATGATCGGCCCCGAGGGCACCGGCTTCGCCACGGCCATGAAGACCCTGGACCACACCCGCGTCACCATCGCCGCGCAGGCCGTCGGCATCGCGCAGGGCGCGCTCGACTACGCCAAGGGGTACGTGCGGGAGCGCAAGCAGTTCGGCAGGCCCGTCGCCGAGTTCCAGGGCATCCAGTTCATGCTCGCCGACATGGGCATGAAGTTGGAGGCGGCCCGGCAGCTCACCTACGCCGCCGCCGGCAGGTCGGAGCGCGGTGACGCCGACCTGACCTACTTCGGCGCGGCGGCCAAGTGCTTCGCGTCGGACGCCGCCATGGAGATCACCACCGACGCGGTGCAGCTGCTCGGCGGCTACGGCTACACCCGGGACTACCCGGTCGAGCGGATGATGCGGGACGCCAAGATCACCCAGATCTACGAGGGCACCAACCAGGTGCAGCGCATCGTCATGGCGCGACGGCTGCTCAACGACTGA
- a CDS encoding acyl-CoA thioesterase yields the protein MTEHPSAAPPGKPTSYSRVTLSRIMTAVDVNLYGTVHGGVLMKFVDDVAGAAAARHSGGPAVTAAIDEIVFSEPVRVGDLVHAYAQVNWTGQTSMEVGVRVTAERWDSADAESVRVATAYLVFVGIDLGGAPLPVRPVLPESAEDERRWREAEIRREHRLAKRRAIQAHRAG from the coding sequence ATGACCGAGCACCCCTCCGCCGCTCCGCCGGGCAAACCCACGTCGTACTCCCGGGTCACGCTGAGCCGGATCATGACGGCTGTCGACGTCAACCTCTACGGCACCGTGCACGGCGGGGTGCTGATGAAGTTCGTCGACGACGTGGCCGGAGCGGCGGCGGCCCGGCACAGCGGCGGCCCCGCGGTCACCGCCGCGATCGACGAGATCGTCTTCTCCGAGCCGGTTCGGGTCGGGGACCTGGTGCACGCGTACGCCCAGGTGAACTGGACCGGGCAGACCTCGATGGAGGTCGGGGTGCGGGTGACGGCCGAGCGGTGGGACTCCGCGGACGCCGAATCCGTGCGGGTGGCCACCGCGTACCTCGTCTTCGTCGGCATCGACCTCGGCGGCGCGCCGCTGCCGGTCCGCCCGGTGCTGCCGGAGTCCGCGGAGGACGAGCGCCGCTGGCGGGAGGCGGAGATCCGCCGCGAGCACCGGCTGGCCAAGCGTCGCGCGATCCAGGCCCACCGGGCCGGCTGA